The proteins below come from a single Myxococcota bacterium genomic window:
- the mnmA gene encoding tRNA 2-thiouridine(34) synthase MnmA, producing MSAAAERVVVAMSGGVDSSVAAALVAATGVETVGITLRLAAGDSRCCSLDDADDARRVADRLGIRFFVASYAERFRAEVVEPFADAYLAGETPIPCVACNKRFKFDYLVERAAALGAARVATGHYARIARDAATGRFRLLRARHLAKDQSYFLFQLGQRELARAVFPLGELAKEEVRAQARALGLATAEKPESQEICFVPDGDYAAAVARIRPDAAAAAGGEIVDAAGRALGRHDGVHRFTVGQRRGLGVAAARPLYVTRIDAARRRVVVGEREALAVHEARVRDVHWVAGTPPAAPVRARVHVRYRHAGAMAKVESLPGGEARVAFDEPVTAIAPGQAAVFYDGDEVLGGGWLAAADPGRA from the coding sequence GTGAGCGCCGCCGCGGAGCGCGTCGTCGTCGCGATGTCGGGCGGCGTCGACTCGTCGGTCGCCGCGGCGCTCGTCGCCGCGACGGGCGTCGAGACGGTCGGCATCACGCTCCGGCTCGCGGCCGGCGACTCGCGCTGCTGCTCGCTCGACGACGCCGACGACGCGCGCCGCGTCGCCGACCGCCTCGGCATCCGCTTCTTCGTCGCGAGCTATGCGGAGCGCTTCCGGGCCGAGGTCGTCGAGCCGTTCGCGGACGCGTACCTCGCGGGCGAGACGCCGATCCCGTGCGTCGCGTGCAACAAGCGCTTCAAGTTCGACTACCTGGTCGAGCGGGCCGCCGCGCTCGGCGCCGCGCGGGTCGCGACGGGGCACTACGCGCGCATCGCGCGCGACGCCGCGACGGGCCGCTTCCGGCTCCTGCGCGCGCGCCATCTCGCGAAGGACCAGAGCTACTTCCTCTTCCAGCTCGGCCAGCGCGAGCTCGCGCGCGCCGTCTTCCCGCTCGGCGAGCTCGCGAAGGAGGAAGTGCGCGCGCAGGCGCGCGCGCTCGGGCTCGCGACGGCCGAGAAGCCCGAGAGCCAGGAGATCTGCTTCGTCCCGGACGGCGACTACGCGGCCGCGGTCGCGCGCATCCGTCCCGACGCGGCGGCCGCCGCGGGAGGCGAGATCGTCGACGCCGCCGGCCGCGCGCTCGGGCGGCACGACGGCGTCCACCGCTTCACGGTCGGACAGCGCAGGGGCCTCGGCGTCGCGGCGGCGCGACCGCTGTACGTCACGCGCATCGACGCCGCGCGCCGGCGCGTCGTGGTCGGCGAGCGCGAGGCCCTCGCGGTGCACGAGGCGCGCGTGCGCGACGTGCACTGGGTGGCCGGCACGCCGCCCGCGGCGCCCGTGCGCGCGCGCGTCCACGTCCGCTACCGGCACGCCGGAGCGATGGCGAAGGTCGAGTCGCTCCCGGGAGGCGAGGCGCGCGTCGCCTTCGACGAGCCGGTGACCGCGATCGCTCCGGGCCAGGCGGCGGTCTTCTACGACGGCGACGAGGTGCTCGGCGGCGGCTGGCTCGCGGCCGCGGACCCGGGGCGCGCGTGA
- the era gene encoding GTPase Era: protein MTEPAEHRAGVVALLGPPNAGKSTLLNALVGQKLAIVTAKPQTTRSRILGIHRARGGQIALVDTPGLHESGKRLNAALNAAVDEAARGADLALVLVDRTRGWTRAHDAVAALVRDAGVPAIVVGTKSDLPRRPSPDVWPPASELAAVACLEISAATGAGLDALEHAMLARLPVSPPLFGEDELTDRPLRWLAGELVREVLFEELGQELPYEIATEVVEYDESRPERVHIRANLLVARSSQKRIVVGTGGAQIKRIGTRARAQIEELVGSRVHLELWVKVDPRWLKSAKRLEELGYG, encoded by the coding sequence GTGACCGAGCCGGCCGAGCACCGCGCCGGCGTCGTCGCGCTCCTCGGCCCGCCGAACGCGGGCAAGTCGACGCTGCTGAACGCGCTCGTCGGACAGAAGCTCGCGATCGTGACGGCGAAGCCGCAGACGACGCGCAGCCGCATCCTCGGCATCCACCGCGCGCGGGGCGGCCAGATCGCGCTCGTGGACACGCCCGGGCTGCACGAGAGCGGCAAGCGCCTCAACGCCGCGTTGAACGCGGCCGTCGACGAGGCCGCGCGCGGTGCCGACCTCGCGCTCGTCCTCGTCGATCGCACGCGAGGCTGGACGCGCGCGCACGACGCGGTCGCCGCGCTCGTGCGCGACGCCGGCGTGCCGGCGATCGTGGTCGGGACGAAGAGCGACCTCCCGCGGCGGCCGTCCCCCGACGTCTGGCCGCCCGCGTCGGAGCTCGCCGCGGTCGCGTGCCTCGAGATCTCGGCGGCGACGGGCGCGGGGCTCGACGCGCTCGAGCACGCGATGCTGGCGCGTCTCCCGGTCTCGCCGCCGCTGTTCGGGGAGGACGAGCTGACGGACCGACCGCTGCGCTGGCTCGCCGGCGAGCTCGTGCGCGAGGTGCTGTTCGAGGAGCTCGGCCAGGAGCTGCCGTACGAGATCGCGACCGAGGTCGTCGAGTACGACGAGTCGCGGCCCGAGCGCGTGCACATCCGCGCGAACCTGCTCGTGGCGCGCAGCTCGCAGAAGCGGATCGTGGTCGGCACGGGCGGCGCGCAGATCAAGCGCATCGGGACGCGCGCGCGCGCGCAGATCGAGGAGCTCGTCGGGAGCCGCGTCCATCTGGAGCTCTGGGTGAAGGTCGATCCGCGCTGGCTCAAGAGCGCGAAGCGGCTCGAGGAGCTCGGCTACGGCTGA
- a CDS encoding MerR family transcriptional regulator, translating into MARSSARVLAAPTGAAASPADLEIGGVCEHTGLSARTVRYYEELGLLPGVRRRTGGRRVYGPDELERLGFIQRLKRLGLSLAEIKELNRVYALGGSTLAMLERLDGVLGARAAEVAAQIAELETLRDDLLRYRRHVRRRVGALGKGAAR; encoded by the coding sequence ATGGCGCGTTCGAGTGCGCGGGTGCTGGCGGCACCGACCGGCGCCGCGGCGTCGCCCGCCGACCTCGAGATCGGCGGCGTGTGCGAGCACACGGGGCTCTCGGCGCGCACCGTCCGGTACTACGAGGAGCTCGGGCTCCTGCCCGGCGTGCGCCGCCGCACCGGCGGCCGGCGGGTGTACGGGCCCGACGAGCTCGAGCGGCTCGGCTTCATCCAGCGACTCAAGCGGCTCGGTCTGAGCCTCGCGGAGATCAAGGAGCTCAACCGCGTCTACGCGCTCGGCGGCTCGACGCTCGCGATGCTCGAGCGCCTCGACGGCGTGCTCGGCGCGCGCGCGGCCGAGGTCGCGGCGCAGATCGCGGAGCTCGAGACCCTCCGCGACGACCTGCTCCGCTACCGGCGCCACGTGCGACGGCGCGTGGGCGCGCTCGGCAAGGGAGCGGCGCGATGA
- a CDS encoding methylmalonyl-CoA mutase family protein: protein MTAGAAKLDASPGAMRTGGPVRVVTAASLFDGHDAAIHIMRRILQQQGAEVVHLGHDRSVDEIVDTAIQEDAHAIAVSSYQGGHVEFFRFMIDRLRERGAEHVRVYGGGGGTILPEEIRALEAYGVARLFSPEDGRALGLEGMIRAILDECAAAPRPALRVDRAAVAAGEPDAIARAISWLEEQGQSEAPSVDLAAEREALGALAAPGSVVVGFTGTGGAGKSSVVDELVRRLRTDAPDLRIGLLLVDPTRRRSGGALLGDRIRMNAIHAPGIYARSLATRRAHAALAGAVRDAVGVLRAARFDVVFVETAGIGQSDSEIVDLVDVSLYVMTPEYGAPSQLEKIDMLELADVVVLNKSDRQGGADALRDVRKQWRRNHVRFDAPDDAIPVYPTVARRWNDPGVDRLHAALREALAARGVGALRPAIERAAQGAAERSDADVSSASSMIPAARRRYLADIADTVRGYHARTRAEGALARDAQALERAVELVGGGAEGGAAARVALAAARDAARERLDPAVRAALEAWPATRARYEAEEQEYAVRDRAIAVRNRVETLSRTPLPRVALPPTQDAGELVRFLRGENLPGHFPYTAGVFPFKRAEEDPARMFAGEGAPERTNRRFHFVARGQRAARLSTAFDSVTLYGRDPDERPDVYGKVGNSGVSVCTLDCAKKLYSGFDLCAPSTSVSMTINGPAPTILAFFLNAAVDQQVEKHLRERGELERAVASAAKGAALPVYRGALPDGHDGLGLGLLGVTGDEVVDAATYARIRADVLARVRGTVQADILKEDQAQNTCIFSTDFSLGVMADIQESFVRNGVRNFYSVSISGYHIAEAGANPITQLAFTLANGFTYLESYLARGMRVDDFAPSFSFFFSNGLDAEYNVIGRVARRIWAIALRERYGASERSQMLKYHIQTSGRSLHAQEMAFNDIRTTLQALTALQDNCNSLHTNAYDEAVTTPTEESVRRALAIQLVIDRELGVSRIENATQGAYAVEWLTDAVERAVLEEFDRLAERGGVLGAMETQYQRSKIQEESLEYEARKHSGELPIIGVNTFENPDAEQASARPRELMRSTREERDAQLAHLRATHARHAGRAEAALARLQDVARRGGNVFDELLETAKVASLGQISDALFEVGGRYRRSM, encoded by the coding sequence ATGACGGCGGGGGCGGCGAAGCTCGACGCGTCGCCCGGCGCGATGCGCACCGGCGGCCCGGTGCGCGTCGTGACGGCGGCGTCGCTGTTCGACGGACACGACGCCGCCATCCACATCATGCGGCGCATCCTCCAGCAGCAGGGCGCCGAGGTCGTGCACCTCGGTCACGATCGCTCGGTCGACGAGATCGTCGACACGGCGATCCAGGAGGACGCGCACGCGATCGCCGTCTCGTCCTACCAGGGCGGCCACGTCGAGTTCTTCCGCTTCATGATCGACCGGCTCCGCGAGCGCGGAGCCGAGCACGTCCGCGTCTACGGCGGGGGCGGCGGGACGATCCTCCCCGAGGAGATCCGCGCGCTCGAGGCGTACGGCGTGGCGCGCCTCTTCAGCCCCGAGGACGGTCGCGCGCTCGGCCTCGAGGGCATGATCCGCGCGATCCTCGACGAGTGCGCGGCCGCGCCGCGACCCGCGCTGCGGGTCGATCGCGCGGCCGTGGCCGCCGGCGAGCCCGACGCGATCGCGCGCGCGATCAGCTGGCTCGAGGAGCAGGGGCAGAGCGAGGCGCCCAGCGTGGATCTCGCGGCGGAGCGCGAGGCCCTCGGCGCGCTCGCCGCACCCGGCTCCGTGGTCGTGGGCTTCACGGGGACGGGCGGTGCGGGGAAGTCGAGCGTCGTCGACGAGCTCGTGCGACGGCTTCGCACCGACGCGCCCGACCTCCGCATCGGCCTGCTCCTCGTCGATCCGACCCGGCGGCGCAGCGGCGGCGCGCTGCTCGGCGATCGCATCCGCATGAACGCGATCCACGCGCCCGGCATCTACGCGCGCTCGCTCGCGACGCGGCGTGCGCACGCGGCGCTCGCGGGCGCGGTGCGCGACGCGGTCGGCGTGCTGCGCGCCGCTCGCTTCGACGTGGTCTTCGTCGAGACCGCGGGCATCGGGCAGAGCGACTCCGAGATCGTCGACCTCGTCGACGTGTCGCTCTACGTGATGACGCCCGAGTACGGCGCGCCCTCGCAGCTCGAGAAGATCGACATGCTCGAGCTCGCGGACGTCGTCGTCCTGAACAAGTCCGATCGGCAGGGCGGAGCGGACGCCCTGCGCGACGTGCGCAAGCAGTGGCGCCGCAACCACGTGCGCTTCGACGCGCCCGACGACGCGATCCCGGTGTATCCGACGGTGGCGCGGCGTTGGAACGACCCGGGCGTCGACCGCCTGCACGCCGCGCTGCGCGAGGCGCTCGCCGCCCGTGGCGTCGGCGCCCTGCGCCCCGCGATCGAGCGCGCGGCGCAGGGCGCGGCGGAGCGGAGCGACGCCGACGTGTCGAGCGCGTCGTCGATGATCCCGGCGGCGCGAAGGCGCTACCTGGCCGACATCGCCGACACCGTGCGCGGCTACCACGCGCGGACGCGGGCGGAGGGCGCGCTCGCACGCGACGCACAGGCGCTCGAACGCGCGGTCGAGCTCGTCGGTGGCGGCGCGGAAGGCGGCGCGGCGGCCCGCGTCGCGCTCGCGGCCGCGCGCGACGCGGCGCGCGAACGGCTCGACCCCGCGGTGCGCGCGGCCCTCGAGGCCTGGCCGGCGACGCGCGCGCGCTACGAGGCCGAGGAGCAGGAGTACGCGGTGCGCGACCGCGCGATCGCGGTGCGCAACCGGGTCGAGACGCTGTCGCGCACGCCGCTCCCGCGCGTCGCGCTCCCGCCCACGCAGGACGCAGGCGAGCTCGTCCGCTTCCTCCGCGGCGAGAACCTGCCCGGTCACTTCCCGTACACGGCCGGCGTCTTCCCGTTCAAGCGCGCCGAGGAGGATCCGGCGCGCATGTTCGCGGGCGAGGGCGCGCCCGAGCGAACGAACCGGCGCTTCCACTTCGTCGCCCGCGGGCAGCGCGCCGCGCGCCTGTCGACGGCGTTCGACAGCGTGACGCTCTACGGCCGCGACCCGGACGAGCGGCCCGATGTGTACGGCAAGGTCGGGAACTCGGGCGTCTCGGTCTGCACGCTCGACTGCGCGAAGAAGCTCTACTCGGGCTTCGACCTGTGCGCGCCGAGCACGTCCGTCTCGATGACGATCAACGGGCCGGCGCCGACGATCCTCGCCTTCTTCCTGAACGCGGCCGTCGACCAGCAGGTGGAGAAGCACCTGCGCGAGCGCGGCGAGCTCGAGCGCGCGGTGGCGAGCGCGGCGAAGGGAGCGGCGCTCCCGGTCTACCGCGGCGCGCTCCCGGACGGGCACGACGGGCTCGGGCTCGGGCTGCTCGGCGTGACGGGCGACGAGGTCGTCGACGCCGCCACCTACGCGCGCATCCGCGCCGACGTCCTCGCGCGCGTGCGCGGCACGGTGCAGGCCGACATCCTCAAGGAGGACCAGGCCCAGAACACCTGCATCTTCTCGACCGACTTCTCGCTCGGCGTCATGGCCGACATCCAGGAGTCGTTCGTGCGCAACGGCGTGCGGAACTTCTACTCGGTCTCGATCAGCGGCTACCACATCGCCGAGGCCGGAGCGAACCCGATCACGCAGCTCGCATTCACGCTCGCGAACGGCTTCACGTACCTCGAGTCGTACCTCGCGCGCGGGATGCGCGTCGACGACTTCGCGCCGAGCTTCAGCTTCTTCTTCAGCAACGGGCTCGACGCCGAGTACAACGTGATCGGTCGCGTGGCGCGGCGCATCTGGGCGATCGCGCTGCGCGAGCGGTACGGCGCGTCCGAGCGCAGCCAGATGCTCAAGTACCACATCCAGACGTCGGGGCGTTCGCTGCACGCGCAGGAGATGGCGTTCAACGACATCCGCACCACGCTGCAGGCGCTCACCGCCCTCCAGGACAACTGCAACAGCCTGCACACGAACGCCTACGACGAGGCCGTGACGACACCGACCGAGGAGTCGGTGCGGCGCGCGCTCGCCATCCAGCTCGTGATCGACCGCGAGCTCGGCGTCTCGCGCATCGAGAACGCGACGCAGGGAGCCTACGCGGTCGAGTGGCTGACCGACGCCGTCGAGCGCGCCGTGCTCGAGGAGTTCGACCGGCTGGCGGAGCGCGGCGGCGTGCTCGGCGCGATGGAGACGCAGTACCAGCGCTCGAAGATCCAGGAGGAGAGCCTCGAGTACGAGGCGCGCAAGCACAGCGGCGAGCTCCCGATCATCGGCGTGAACACCTTCGAGAACCCGGACGCCGAGCAGGCGAGCGCGCGCCCGCGCGAGCTCATGCGTTCGACGCGCGAGGAACGCGACGCGCAGCTCGCCCACCTGCGCGCGACCCACG
- a CDS encoding ribonuclease III domain-containing protein: protein MSADRAATLDAFEARLGYAFRDRARLETALRHASRSFELEGAESNERLEFLGDAVVGLVVAHRLFAAHPTWGEGELTRATHALVDERAHARLAAALGIADVVELGATVRASAASTRSARRASSEREGGEAAPADGTAMRRILANALEAVLGAMYLDGGLEPVFRVVDRAFASAFAPGASPPPRDPKTALQETTMARFGALPRYALVGDSLVEGGDDRFAVEVELPGGERAAGVGRSKRLAERAAARAALARLAQAPDVDAEGDGSRGDA from the coding sequence GTGAGCGCCGACCGCGCGGCGACGCTCGACGCGTTCGAGGCCCGGCTCGGCTACGCGTTCCGCGATCGCGCGCGGCTCGAGACGGCGCTGCGCCACGCGTCGCGCTCGTTCGAGCTCGAGGGCGCCGAGAGCAACGAGCGGCTCGAGTTCCTGGGCGATGCGGTCGTCGGGCTCGTCGTCGCGCACCGGCTGTTCGCGGCGCATCCGACGTGGGGGGAGGGCGAGCTCACGCGCGCGACGCACGCGCTCGTCGACGAACGCGCCCACGCGCGGCTCGCGGCCGCGCTCGGCATCGCGGACGTCGTCGAGCTCGGCGCGACGGTGCGCGCGAGCGCCGCGTCCACGCGCTCCGCGCGGCGCGCTTCGTCCGAGCGGGAGGGCGGCGAGGCCGCGCCCGCGGACGGGACGGCGATGCGGCGCATCCTCGCGAACGCGCTCGAGGCCGTGCTCGGCGCGATGTATCTCGACGGCGGGCTCGAGCCGGTGTTCCGCGTCGTCGATCGCGCGTTCGCCTCGGCCTTCGCGCCCGGCGCGAGCCCGCCGCCGCGCGACCCGAAGACCGCGCTGCAGGAGACGACGATGGCGCGTTTCGGGGCGCTGCCTCGCTATGCGCTCGTCGGCGACTCGCTGGTCGAGGGCGGGGACGATCGGTTCGCGGTCGAGGTCGAGCTGCCGGGCGGCGAGCGCGCTGCGGGCGTCGGCCGCTCGAAGCGCCTGGCCGAGCGCGCGGCGGCGCGTGCCGCGCTGGCGCGGCTCGCGCAGGCCCCGGATGTCGACGCCGAGGGCGACGGATCGAGGGGCGACGCGTGA